ACAATTTTTACATTTAATGTGCAGAATGGCCACAGCTCGAGCCTTGATGGCCTAACCATCTTCTAATTCCATAGGGTCGATTGCGACTGCATTTATTTCTCTTTATTTAATGATCTCAACATTTCTAAAGAGATTTAATTATCCACTTTTTAAAGTACAAATTTTTTCCATTTTCAACCATGCGATGATATGGGTTTATTTTATTACAATGTGGTGGTCTTTTAGCTAGGATAGGACTCTCGGATAGATGTTTACGTTACTGTTACTGCATCATTGAGGAGGTGTATTCATTCTATGCTtttaggcatagtttggtacatgagataagtgggggattgataaataatcctctTTATCCCATGTTTGGTATCTTTTTAAAAAGCCCATGATGATATCATGGAtcattgataaataattttttagaaggataaaatgtcccttctattaggtgtgataattttaatttaatgataaaatatactacaaatgacttaattgtcctcaatttataaatgatttttataaatctatgttagtaggtagaaattaaaatcaaataaatatttttatttatttttatatattatataatatgataattatataaataaattcgagataattatataaataatttttataaatatcaataaaattattagtatcactcgattaaccttaaaaatggatatttgacttgactcacaaaatcaagggctattatataatatataaaactaggtaaaaataaataaatcatgcaagcactatcTGCGCatgaacaaataaaaaatatgaactcaagcaacaactttgaaattataaaatttattatgataaggttaattctgtcattacaatctaatatataaatttaatcgttcttattaaaatcataccaaatattaaatataatatcctacatcttatttatcattaacttatcattatattatatatcacatgtttatcttatcatgtgtaccaaactatgccttgaatattttttttaaatgatggacttttgtggagttatggatttttattgaattttatagagtctcatagaattgtaaaacaaatttcatagaCTCTTATATAAAGACtttcataaattttttcataaaattatacgaattttgtaatttataattgtgatttatttttattaatctcttttaaataattattggacatatataactttttcaattttaaattattttttatttatgaatgtaaAAGAATATTACTTACTTAAAAATTAAaccaatttaatttgtgaaaaacgacaaatgaactatccaatttattaaaataaagtttcaattctttatgtcaattcaacatattaatgaagaatatttttataagttcaatataaaattttattaaagacaccatcaaaataatgagtagtcttttatatatataaaaaaatctaattATTATTGAAATTTTGATCAACATCGCTCAACATTCCATTGGCTATGGTATCTCTCCATGCTTTAGcatttgctcgttgttgttCTTGAGTATCAAATAACTGACCACAATTGTCACCTTCATAAATTTGTGTCGATGAAGACAATTGGGCTTCATTATCtgattcaatttgaaattcatcaaatcGACACTTATTACgaagaaaattgtgtaataCAGCACAAATCAATACAATCTCTCTTTGGGTCATATATGGAAATGGAGAATTCAGCTGGAATATTTTGAACCGTGatttaaatatatcaaatttcCACTCAATAACATTACTCAAATAATCATGACGAAGATTGAAAAACTCTTTAGCATTTTCAGAATTATGACCTTGACTTGTGAATTCTTGAAGATAATAGTTTACATCTCGAAAATGAGCAAAATATTGACGCCGATTTGGATATCCACaatccattaaaaaatatttacctATCAAATTAGAGTTAATTAACAAATGAATAATATACACAATCTTTGAAAActtcaaaaatataaatattcatATAATATACAATAATACGTCAAAAAtaaacaagataattatttttacctgaaaataaataataaatatgttaaaatatcTGTAATTAGGataactttataaaattttaatatatttatagtTATTCTTGTATGTGTGTTTATAAacttataaaattatatatctaTCAcacaatcatatatatatatatatatatatatatatatatatatatgtgtatattattattattatccaaGTTAATGAAAACATCACGTGCAATAATTTTGAGTTATAATCAAAATTTAGATAtagattaattaaaattatagaaaataattaaacatcaaatgttatataataattaataaaaaaattaatttcacttattaaaaataataattatttttaatttataggtcaataaaatattataaatttttattatgtaGCTTAATAAGTTTTTTgaatttctaataaatataattttaaattttatgaggTTTTGTGGCACGAACTTCTAAAATAAAATGAACGAtgttaataattttgattttaaactaTATGTTTGTATTGAGTACGTGAATTTGAGAGATTTCTCAATCAAATGTACATTCAAATCTTTAAGTTGAATCAActtttttgacattttattgttgtacATTAGCATATAATTATTGTATTTGATAGAATTTCATggagtcattaaaagtctattgacatTATGAATATCTATAGACTTTTGtaaagtttttaaaagtcaagccacatgactttttaaaattatacaaaagtTTACATTGAATACCACTAAAATTTTGTAGAGTATataaaagtctattttgaatatctttataattttaaactccataaaaatcattaaaagttTAGAACCAATATACCCCtaaaatgtatgttgatttaGTTAatctttatataatattttatggctTGTGATTTTATAATTATCTTCAAAATTATAACGAATTGATTGGATATTGTTTACATAAATTTGGTAAAAAGAAATATATTATTAGAATCATTTCACGTATTTGTTTATAAATTTCTACAATTTTCACTAATTCTAAATCGAATTTTTGCATTcatacttattatttatcttttcTTTCTATTACATGGACAACCTTAAGGTAGTTTTTGTTTGGTCGGATAGGTTATTAATATTAGTGAGAAATTAtacaataattttgatatataaatttaaaaataaatagaaaaaaaaagaaaaaaagactcTAATAGAAATTGAACCTGCAAGTTGATGTTTAAGAAACAAACTCTATCCATTGAGCTAGATGTGAcacacattaaaattttaataatttactaatatataattattgaaatagACGATAACACAAAAAATTTGTTACTATAAGTGTctcaaatataataatataactaATAAAAGATGCACACGCGTTATGTTgtatgtgttattattattattaatttgatcaaataatattaaacaattaacacaaaattatttttaatttaaaaaagtcCGATTTAAAAaggaatttttgttttttttttctatgtAAAATATGGAGTGATTTAAGAATGTTTTTAGTAGGGTAAGAAgattaattatgaaattaaatattttggtgtcctCTAAGtgtcacacttaataatatagtatagataatACAAATGTAAAtagtataaatatataatagatgacaaaaatttgtgcgaGACGCActtacgagtcgtattttgtgagacgaatatcttattcagacaatccatgaaaaatattactttttatgctaagaatattattttttattgtgaatatcggtaatactgacccatctcagataaagattcgtgaaaccgtcatACAAGAAATCTATTCATAATAGATATTATAGATATATTGACGTAATAATTAAATTTGTATATTCTGAAAATATTATAGTCGAATCATACACGATGCGCGAACAGATTTTTAGAATTTACTTTAAATATACTTATGAGTAACAATCCAAATTAATTTTGCTTATTGTCTCTTTCATCCCTCCCGAAACACACAACCCGTGTGATAAATTCCCacaatttgaaaataataattcttAATTTGAGATTTGTTTGCCCCGACTCCGGTGGATAGGTCCGGCGCTGTTGTTTGTTTCTTTCTCCCCGTCGGCGCTTGGTGAAATGCATATCACACTATAAAACCTGTATACGTGGTACGCTCGGGCTCATCTATCTGCTTTTTTAAGGTTATGTTCTGTTTCGAAGTTAATTGATAATACGAGTCCGTGATCTTTATGTCAAATTTTCTAGCTGGGTTTAGTTCTATAGTTCAAAGGGAACTTCTTTGTCGAATTGGTTTAATCGTAGATGAATTGCTACTTGTTGAGGGTGTttgcttttaaaatttatgtttgAACTGTGATGATGACAGGTAGAGAGTACACGATTTGAGtgttttcttgcaataaaatctTGAGAAGACACTTTTATGATGGACCATCCACAATTGTCCTCTGGCGTAGGTGAGGACAATTTTGGGATTCCTGATGATTTGCGGTGTAAGAGGTCCGATGGGAAACAATGGAGATGCACTGCCATGTCCATGCCTGATAAGACAGTTTGCGAAAAGCATTACATCCAGGCAAAGAAGAGGGCAGCAAATTCTGCAATACGTGCGAGTATGAAGAAAACTAAGAGGAAATTTGTTGGTGGAAGTGATGTCAACGTGGAAAGCAAGAGTGGCGTTATGGATCTACCGCTCAGTGCACAATTTGGGGACCATTCTGGCTCGGCCTCTGGTACGAAGAAAAAGGATAAATTACTAAAAGGGCAGGTTAATTATTCACCTGAAATACGCTCGGGAAGGAGCTTTTCAGCTCGAAGTTCTCTAAGGTCAACCGATGACCTTGACGGATCAGAGTATGAGAAAAGTCCAAGGTCTTGTAGAACACCGCCAACATCTGCTGTGGATTCATCCAAAAGCAGATCACAAAAGACAATTGAGGTTAGTCCTACAATGGTGAGTGATGTGGTCGATACTGCGCAAAATCAAATCATTCTACTTTCCCTGTGTTTCTCTAGTCTGTCCTACCTTCCAAAACTTTTTAGAACTTGATTGGAAGTTTTTTTTTCCACCGTATGGAGGTTGTGATTGAGGTTTAGACACAATTACATACAACAGTTGTTCAGTTCCTACCACTAGTTTCTTAAGTAGAATGCTTCTTTGTCATTTGTAAATTCTATCGAGGGGCACTTTTCATTTCAGGGGACTTCTGATGGAAGCTTGGAATCTTCTGATGATACTAGGGGACAACCTTGCCATCAATGTCGTCGTAGTGACAGGGAAATGATTTGGTGCCTTAAATGTGATAGAAGAGGATATTGTGTTTGTTGCATCTCTACTTGGTGAGACAATTATAATTTTCGAAGGATTTGTTTCTCGTTTCCCCCCTACATGTGACCCATTATTTGTCAGGTATCCTGGCATCCCAGTGGAGGAGATTCAAAGGGTTTGTCCTGCATGTCGTGGTACATGCAGTTGTAGGGTTTGCTTACGAGGGGATAATCTGATTAAGGTTTCATATTTTCCCTAAGCAGTTTGTCCTAGGATCTTTAATAATTTGCAACTTGTTCAAGATGTATTATGAATTTCCtaacatttttttatatatgttcTGGGAAGACGAGGATACGCAAAATACCAGCCAAAAAAAAATTGCAGTACCTCTACTGTCTTTTATCTGCAGTGCTTCCGATAGTGAAGAAGATCCATTCTGAACAGTGTTCTGAGGTACATCTGGAAAAAAGACTTCGAGGTATGTTGCATTTGAATCTTAGTAGTATATTGAGGCTGATCCGGGGATTGCATCTTCCATGTTggtaattattttttatcacaATTGCAGGAAACGGAATAGACCTTGTCAGGACTAAAATAAGTGCCGATGAGCAGATGTGTTGGTAAGTGTATGAAGATTATCATACTGAAAATGTTTTATTCTTCTATCAGTTTTCTTCTCCCTGGTGAGTGGGGAATGCTAATGGCATATTTATGGTCATAAATGTGTTTTCGCTTCTTTCTGTATGCTTATGTTGAGCCGATTAAATTTCTTTTGAtagaataaaatatgatttgtgAATCTTTGTAACACCTGTTTTTCAGTAATTCCTGCAGGATGCCCATCATTGATTATCATCGACACTGCATAAAGTGCTCATACGATCTGTGCCTTAACTGCTGCAAGGATATTAGAAAAGCATCTGACCCTTCGGAAAAGTTGGAAATGAATGACATTACCGGTGAAAGTGATGATCAATTTGAAGTAATGATATCTGGGCACATAAAGTTAGCAGATGTTAAGCTAAATTTGTTTAGAAGGTATCCTGATTGGAAAGCTAATGCTGATGGCAGCATTTCGTGCCCTAAAAAGGAATATGGGGGTTGTGGGTCCTACCTTTTAACTTTAAAGCGCATCTTTAAGATGAATTGGGTTGCAAAACTTGTAAAAAATGTTGAAGAAATGGTCGATGGTTGCAAGGTACGTAATTCTGATAGCCTGGAGAAAACTGGATTTGACCTCAGGCAATGCCAGGCTGctaatagagagaaagatgataATCTTTTGTATCATCCATCTTCACAAGATattaaaaatgaagggattGGAGACTTCAGAATGCACTGGAACAAGGGGAAACCTGTTATCATTAAAGAGATTTGTGATACATCTGCAATGTCCAGCTGGGATCCTCTGGTCATATGGGAAGGAATTAAAAAGATGAACGAAGAGAAAACTAAAGATGCCGACATAGTTGTGAAAGCTGTTGATTACTTTGATTGGACTGAGGTATATTGGAAATTGGAATTAACTTACTTAATTTTGTTGGTATCTAGTGTCGTGCTTAATCTTTTATCCTCAAATTTGATGCTGCTCTGCCACTCTCTAAAACctgcattttaattgttttgctACGCGAATTGCAGATTAATGTTGAACTTGGGGAGTTTATGAAGGGATACTTTGATGGTAGAATTAATGAAAACGGTCTGCCACAGTTGTTAAAATTGAAGGATTGGCCTTCTCCAAGTGCTTCAGAAGAGTTTCTGTTGTGCCATAGATCTGACTTCATCAGTAAACTTCCCTTGCTCGAGTTCATCCATTCCAAGTGGGGTCTCCTAAATGTTGCTGCAAAATTGCCTCATTATTCCTTGCAGAATGATGTGGGTCCTAGGATATCTATTACTTATGGGATACGCGAAGAGATTGGTCAGGGTGATTCGACAGATAATCTTCATCTTAATATGCGTGACATGGTGAGAGACGAGTTTCTTATCTCTGCAATCTTTCTAGCTAATGGCGCTGTATAATTGTGTAATTTCTTGTTCTGCGCTATTTTTTCGACCGACCCATTGCACATGTTCATGAGTTAAGGCCTTAAGGAATCCTAAAGGATGAGAATAGTGGATAGAAGGACAGAGGTTAGAGCTTTTTTTGTTTTGCCCTTATTCTCATCTGAAATTCCCGCCGAGGAATTCATCATACCCTGCCTTTTTCTTCTCAGATTCTTTTTAATTTACATCCAACTGCCATGTCGAAGATATTTAGAGGACTAAGCTCTTCCCTTCTGTGATCAGGTATTCCTTTTGGTTCATACTAGTGAAGTGGACTTACTAGGTATGCCTACCAAGAATGAGACAATGCAAACGTCTGGAGGAATATCTGCTGACAAAAAATCATGTAGTAACCCTGATATTCACTTGAAATTATCACCTGGTGGAGAGGATGGTCCTGTCACAAGTGTTCATCCAACTGATACAGTGGAAAGGGATGGCCACGAAACCAACAGAAGTTTCCTTGACAAAGAGACAGCTGTCAATTACGTGGAGAATAGAGCTGGAGAAAACAGTTCTCACAAGTCTCAAGTTGGAGGTTTATGGGATGTGTTCCACCGAAAGGATGTACCGCTACTGATTGAGTATATAAGAAGTCACTGGAAGGAACTTGGGAGGACGGACGATATCATTAATGATAATGTGATTTATTTTTCTTAGTTTAGCAACTTAAAGTTGATCCCAAAGATCATATGATTGTCTTTGTTGCTAATGTACTCTTTTACTTTAGGTATCCCGGTCTCTTTATGATGGGGTAATATATTTGAATAGGTATCACAGAAGACAGCTGAAAGAAGAATTTGGTAGGTGGCAAGTTTTTATGATTATGGCTTGTTTATAACTGTTGCAGACTATAGAGTTGCTTGGGCGACTGGTTTTTTGCTACGTATACGGTCGTGCCAAATGTTCTTGTCTTGAATTCATCTTTTACTCCATAATGAACAATATTTTGCATGTCTAAAATGTATTGGTAGTTTGCTACTATAGAGAGttgtattttttttgttaaattagTTTTACTCTTTTCTCAGGAGTGGAGCCTTGGTCATTTGAACATCGTATAGGTGAAGCTATCTTCATCCCTGCTGGATGTCCTTTCCAAGCAAGGCATATTCAAGTGAGTCACAGATTTTATCCTTCTGTTAGCATGTTTGGCTAGCCATTTACGTGTTTGCTCGAGCTGAAAAGATATCAGTCATATTAGTCCCAAATGGTTCTCATCTTATTCCATCCTTAAGATTAAAGATGTGATTATACTTTAAGTGAA
This window of the Primulina tabacum isolate GXHZ01 chromosome 4, ASM2559414v2, whole genome shotgun sequence genome carries:
- the LOC142542637 gene encoding E3 ubiquitin-protein ligase JMJ24-like isoform X2, with the protein product MMDHPQLSSGVGEDNFGIPDDLRCKRSDGKQWRCTAMSMPDKTVCEKHYIQAKKRAANSAIRASMKKTKRKFVGGSDVNVESKSGVMDLPLSAQFGDHSGSASGTKKKDKLLKGQVNYSPEIRSGRSFSARSSLRSTDDLDGSEYEKSPRSCRTPPTSAVDSSKSRSQKTIEVSPTMGTSDGSLESSDDTRGQPCHQCRRSDREMIWCLKCDRRGYCVCCISTWYPGIPVEEIQRVCPACRGTCSCRVCLRGDNLIKTRIRKIPAKKKLQYLYCLLSAVLPIVKKIHSEQCSEVHLEKRLRGNGIDLVRTKISADEQMCWMPIIDYHRHCIKCSYDLCLNCCKDIRKASDPSEKLEMNDITGESDDQFEVMISGHIKLADVKLNLFRRYPDWKANADGSISCPKKEYGGCGSYLLTLKRIFKMNWVAKLVKNVEEMVDGCKVRNSDSLEKTGFDLRQCQAANREKDDNLLYHPSSQDIKNEGIGDFRMHWNKGKPVIIKEICDTSAMSSWDPLVIWEGIKKMNEEKTKDADIVVKAVDYFDWTEINVELGEFMKGYFDGRINENGLPQLLKLKDWPSPSASEEFLLCHRSDFISKLPLLEFIHSKWGLLNVAAKLPHYSLQNDVGPRISITYGIREEIGQGDSTDNLHLNMRDMVFLLVHTSEVDLLGMPTKNETMQTSGGISADKKSCSNPDIHLKLSPGGEDGPVTSVHPTDTVERDGHETNRSFLDKETAVNYVENRAGENSSHKSQVGGLWDVFHRKDVPLLIEYIRSHWKELGRTDDIINDNVSRSLYDGVIYLNRYHRRQLKEEFGVEPWSFEHRIGEAIFIPAGCPFQARHIQSSVQLGLDFLSPESLPEAVRLSEEIRGLPNDHEAKLQILEVGKISSYAASSAIREVQKIVLDSKLGPELGFEDPNLTSLVSKHLESMVKQRQVTCS
- the LOC142542637 gene encoding E3 ubiquitin-protein ligase JMJ24-like isoform X1, producing the protein MMDHPQLSSGVGEDNFGIPDDLRCKRSDGKQWRCTAMSMPDKTVCEKHYIQAKKRAANSAIRASMKKTKRKFVGGSDVNVESKSGVMDLPLSAQFGDHSGSASGTKKKDKLLKGQVNYSPEIRSGRSFSARSSLRSTDDLDGSEYEKSPRSCRTPPTSAVDSSKSRSQKTIEVSPTMGTSDGSLESSDDTRGQPCHQCRRSDREMIWCLKCDRRGYCVCCISTWYPGIPVEEIQRVCPACRGTCSCRVCLRGDNLIKTRIRKIPAKKKLQYLYCLLSAVLPIVKKIHSEQCSEVHLEKRLRGNGIDLVRTKISADEQMCCNSCRMPIIDYHRHCIKCSYDLCLNCCKDIRKASDPSEKLEMNDITGESDDQFEVMISGHIKLADVKLNLFRRYPDWKANADGSISCPKKEYGGCGSYLLTLKRIFKMNWVAKLVKNVEEMVDGCKVRNSDSLEKTGFDLRQCQAANREKDDNLLYHPSSQDIKNEGIGDFRMHWNKGKPVIIKEICDTSAMSSWDPLVIWEGIKKMNEEKTKDADIVVKAVDYFDWTEINVELGEFMKGYFDGRINENGLPQLLKLKDWPSPSASEEFLLCHRSDFISKLPLLEFIHSKWGLLNVAAKLPHYSLQNDVGPRISITYGIREEIGQGDSTDNLHLNMRDMVFLLVHTSEVDLLGMPTKNETMQTSGGISADKKSCSNPDIHLKLSPGGEDGPVTSVHPTDTVERDGHETNRSFLDKETAVNYVENRAGENSSHKSQVGGLWDVFHRKDVPLLIEYIRSHWKELGRTDDIINDNVSRSLYDGVIYLNRYHRRQLKEEFGVEPWSFEHRIGEAIFIPAGCPFQARHIQSSVQLGLDFLSPESLPEAVRLSEEIRGLPNDHEAKLQILEVGKISSYAASSAIREVQKIVLDSKLGPELGFEDPNLTSLVSKHLESMVKQRQVTCS
- the LOC142542637 gene encoding E3 ubiquitin-protein ligase JMJ24-like isoform X3, whose translation is MMDHPQLSSGVGEDNFGIPDDLRCKRSDGKQWRCTAMSMPDKTVCEKHYIQAKKRAANSAIRASMKKTKRKFVGGSDVNVESKSGVMDLPLSAQFGDHSGSASGTKKKDKLLKGQVNYSPEIRSGRSFSARSSLRSTDDLDGSEYEKSPRSCRTPPTSAVDSSKSRSQKTIEGTSDGSLESSDDTRGQPCHQCRRSDREMIWCLKCDRRGYCVCCISTWYPGIPVEEIQRVCPACRGTCSCRVCLRGDNLIKTRIRKIPAKKKLQYLYCLLSAVLPIVKKIHSEQCSEVHLEKRLRGNGIDLVRTKISADEQMCCNSCRMPIIDYHRHCIKCSYDLCLNCCKDIRKASDPSEKLEMNDITGESDDQFEVMISGHIKLADVKLNLFRRYPDWKANADGSISCPKKEYGGCGSYLLTLKRIFKMNWVAKLVKNVEEMVDGCKVRNSDSLEKTGFDLRQCQAANREKDDNLLYHPSSQDIKNEGIGDFRMHWNKGKPVIIKEICDTSAMSSWDPLVIWEGIKKMNEEKTKDADIVVKAVDYFDWTEINVELGEFMKGYFDGRINENGLPQLLKLKDWPSPSASEEFLLCHRSDFISKLPLLEFIHSKWGLLNVAAKLPHYSLQNDVGPRISITYGIREEIGQGDSTDNLHLNMRDMVFLLVHTSEVDLLGMPTKNETMQTSGGISADKKSCSNPDIHLKLSPGGEDGPVTSVHPTDTVERDGHETNRSFLDKETAVNYVENRAGENSSHKSQVGGLWDVFHRKDVPLLIEYIRSHWKELGRTDDIINDNVSRSLYDGVIYLNRYHRRQLKEEFGVEPWSFEHRIGEAIFIPAGCPFQARHIQSSVQLGLDFLSPESLPEAVRLSEEIRGLPNDHEAKLQILEVGKISSYAASSAIREVQKIVLDSKLGPELGFEDPNLTSLVSKHLESMVKQRQVTCS